In Micromonospora inyonensis, the genomic window GACCCGCAAACTCCCGCCAAACGACTCGCCCGCGAATCACCCGCCGAGCGCTGGCCGGGGTCCGCACCGTGCCGGCAGGAGGGCGTACAGGTCGGCGAGGAAGTCGTCCAACTCGTCGTCGGACTCGAAGAGATCCGGCCGGGCAAGGTCGTCGACGGAGACGATCGGCCGGACACCCTGCCGCCGGGCCAACTCCTCCGCCGGCACGTGCTCAGCGGTCGGCCACTCGGGCATCTGCTCGGCGTTGCTCGAGGTCACGGCTCACCTCCTCCACCGCACAGCGGCTCCCATTCTCGCACGGACAGGACCGCAAACCTGTCTCCCGGGCACACGGTGAGCCGGCGAAACGGCAAGCCGCCCCCGGCCCGACAGGCCGGGGGCGGTAAGCCGTACGCTGCCGGACAGCCGCGCGCCCACCGCGCCGCCGTGCCAGCCACGTGCCAGTAGCCGGTGTCCCGGACGGTCAGCAGCGGTCATGATCGGGCAGCACGGCCCCACCGCTGACCAGGCGTACCGGACAGATCAGGTCAGACCGCGAGCGGCTCGCGTGTTCTCGGCGGCAGATGAGTGCGGAAAATCATGTGGCTGTCGATGACGGCGAGCTCGGCGGCTTGGCCTTCTGCGGGTGGATCGTCTCGTGACGGGCCAGCATGGCGACGAACTCGCCGATCTTCCGCTCGCGGGTCTGCGCCCGTTTGAGGGCGTTGAGGCGGTGGATGAGCGCGAACCGGTTGGTTTTGGTGAGTACGTCGAACATGGCCTGCGCGGCGGGGTTGGCGGCGATGGCGGCGAGGAGGTCGGCCGGCACCTCGGCTTCGGACGGCGGGGCGTACGCGGCTGCCCACCGTCCGTCCGCCTTGGCGGCTTCTACCGCGGCGCGACCTGCGGGCTGCATTCGCCCCTGGGCTTCCAGCCGGGCCACGTGGGCGACGTTACGTTGTGACCAGGAACTGCGGGGCCTGCGGGGGGTGAACCGGATCCAGGAGGTTTCCTGATCCCGTTTGCGGGCCTGCCCGTCGATCCAGCCGAAGCACAGGGCCTCGTCGACCGCCTGCTGCCAGGTCAGCGTGGTGACGGTGCCGTCCTTCCTGGTCAGGGCGAGCCAGACGCCGGGCGACGTGACGTGGTGGGCCGACAACCACGTGCGCAGCGCGTCGGCGTCCGCGACGATCAATTCGTCAAGTTCGTCACTCGCCATCACGGCAGACTATCGCTGCGCCGTTGCCCGCGGCCGCCTGTGGCCAACCCGACCCGCCGGGCTGCCACCGCACGCCCGCTCCGCGGAAACGCTCCGGACACCGGCCACCGATGATGGCTCGACGGAAGAACGATGATGCGGTGCGTGAGGCACAGGTCGACAATCGGGTCGTGCCGTACGAGATGTCGCGCCTTGTCCTTGAGACCGTCGTTCCCGATCCGACCCGGGGGGCAGCCGTCGAGGTCCGGCCCTGGATCGACGGGCGGGACGTTCTCGCCGAGGCGTTCGCGGCGGGGCCCGGCAGTGATCCGGGGGAGCTGCTGGGGTCGGACGGGTCTCTGCTCGCTGACGTCGAACCGCACGAGGTGCGACTGGCTGCGGCGGAGTGCACCGAAGCATGCTGTGGGGCCCTCTACGTGACCGTACGTCGCGAGGGCGGCCACGTGGTCTGGAGCGGCTGGCGAAATCCCGACGAGCAGGAGGTGGGCCTACCGGAGTTCCGGTTCGACGCCGAGGATTACCGGACGGAGGTGGAGCGCGCGGCCCGGGAGCAGCGCAGGGAACGGCGGGCGCACCCGGTCGCCCGGCTGCTCGAACGGCATCTCGGGTGGCATGTCGACTGGGCTCCGCGCCGTGGGCACGATCGGTAGGCCGACGTCCACACTGGCGGATGTGCCGCCGGGCCCGCCCGTGCCGAGGCGTGGGAAGTGGTGGCGGACGCCGTCCCAGACCCCGGACGGGCCCACGGCCCCGGCGTTGTTCCCAATCGAGCGGTTATGTCCGTGTGGGGAACTGGACACGGGGCGAGTTGCAGGATGAGCGCGGCTCCTGATGATCTTTCGGGTGACTAGCCTCGAAGTTCATCGCTGGAGCCGCGCTCGTGACGTCATCTTCCCTGATCGACCCTGTTGTTGACCACCTCGCCGATCTGGCGTTGTGGGAAGCCGAACTCGCCGCGGTTTCGGCCGATCCGCTGCGGGTGGTGTCCCCGCTGGCGGCACGGCTGGCTCAGGTACCGGATCCGCGACGGCCGCGTGGGTTGCGCCATCCGCTGCTGGTGATCCTGGTCTTGACCGCGTGCGCCACCCTCGTGGTCGGTAACGACGGCCTGACCGCGATCCGGCAGTGGGCGGCCCGGACTCCGCAGGACGTGTTGCACCGCCTCGGCGCCCGCCGTAACCCACTGACCGGCCGCTATCTGGTGCCCAGCGAGCGCACCTTCCGGCGGGTCCTGGCCGCGGTCGACGGCGACGCTCTCGACGCGGCGACCTGCGGCTACACGGCCGACGTGCTGCGTGGCGACGTCCCGGCCCCGCAGATCCCCACCGCCACCGACGAGCCCGCCGAGCGTGAACAGCGCCGCGCCGCGACGCGGGCGGTGACCCACCCCGCACCGGCCGGGCTGCTGCCCGCGGTCGCGATCGACGGGAAACTGCTGCACGGCACCCGCACCGAGACCGGGCAGGTGTTCCTGGTCGCCGCGGTCACGCATGACCGGGCGGTGATCCTGGGCCAGCGCCAGGTCGCCGGCAAGCGCGGCGAGACCACCGTGACCGAAAATCTGCTCGCCCCGTTGGATGTGGCCGGCATGCTGCTCACCCTGGACGCCCTGCACACCACGAAGAAGACCGCCCGGCTGATCACCGGACCGTTGAACGCCCACTATCTGCTGATCTTGAAGGGGAAT contains:
- a CDS encoding YdeI/OmpD-associated family protein, whose product is MASDELDELIVADADALRTWLSAHHVTSPGVWLALTRKDGTVTTLTWQQAVDEALCFGWIDGQARKRDQETSWIRFTPRRPRSSWSQRNVAHVARLEAQGRMQPAGRAAVEAAKADGRWAAAYAPPSEAEVPADLLAAIAANPAAQAMFDVLTKTNRFALIHRLNALKRAQTRERKIGEFVAMLARHETIHPQKAKPPSSPSSTAT
- a CDS encoding ISAs1 family transposase, coding for MTSSSLIDPVVDHLADLALWEAELAAVSADPLRVVSPLAARLAQVPDPRRPRGLRHPLLVILVLTACATLVVGNDGLTAIRQWAARTPQDVLHRLGARRNPLTGRYLVPSERTFRRVLAAVDGDALDAATCGYTADVLRGDVPAPQIPTATDEPAEREQRRAATRAVTHPAPAGLLPAVAIDGKLLHGTRTETGQVFLVAAVTHDRAVILGQRQVAGKRGETTVTENLLAPLDVAGMLLTLDALHTTKKTARLITGPLNAHYLLILKGNQPLALQAAQALLSGTDTVFTGSMNIDSDRGHGRTERRTIRVAPCDGRLFPGARQVFRLRRDTGGLDGVRTSKQIIYGIVSLDAEQASPQHLNAYARGHWSVENRLHWIRDVTFSEDDSQLRTSAAPRNLAAMRNLAMNTFRLAGRVNIAHARRDLHDRADAFAAYGI